The genome window CCTCATTGATGTCTTCACTGCGAACGTGCCCGCCTTTCAATTGCTTCAGCCATCGCGCGCCAATCTCAATCTCGCCATCCCCTGAGTCGACGCCATTGCCAATGACAAAATGATACGCCAACCCGTTCTCCATACCGCGCTGCCGATGCGCCCGGTCATAAACCATCGCATTGCCGTACTTGATCGCGCTGTGATGCCCCACAATCCACTCCCATCGCCCCCGCTGCACAGGGATCGAGGCGGTCTTACTACGGACAAGCTTCGTGAAGCGAATGGGGCCATGGCTCTGCCTCTTTGCAAAGGCCTCACTGCGCATCG of Verrucomicrobiales bacterium contains these proteins:
- a CDS encoding N-acetylmuramoyl-L-alanine amidase → MNTRRAFIRRIATVGLVLAMRSEAFAKRQSHGPIRFTKLVRSKTASIPVQRGRWEWIVGHHSAIKYGNAMVYDRAHRQRGMENGLAYHFVIGNGVDSGDGEIEIGARWLKQLKGGHVRSEDINEVGIGICLVGNFEEGRPTSNQLIAFQELVDYLRSDVVGKRVRFAVHREIEPGRTVCPGRNFPIARMRQRYGRLILPRSA